GCGCGACCAAGTAGAGTGCGCGCTGGAGAAGCTTGAGGGGTGATAGGTTAGGCGACGGGAGCCTCGTCGCCTCCATTCCTCAATGACTCTTGCAACAGCCGCGTGACGAGCGCGTGAAGCGGACCCAGGTCTAAGCCGCCAGACGCAAACGTCGCGTCCGCGTGCTTTAGGGCGGCGACATACTCATCACGATGGGCTCTCAGAAGTTCTGGAAGCAGGACATCGCTATCCATCCACCCACCAAGCTTGAGGCACAGCACGAAGTAACAGACCGCTCTGGCTGTGCGCCCATTCCCGTTCACGAATGGATGGATGTGGTTGAGCCGCCAAAGCACCCAGGTCGCTAGATACACAGCGTCAGCCTGCTCCCAAAATCTGTTCACCTCATCAATGAACATGTGCATGAGGCCAG
This portion of the Sphingomonas sp. LY54 genome encodes:
- a CDS encoding Fic family protein; this translates as MLIFEIVGTENHAAYQELTIANLDRQYNLLRSLVIASMSVNRPLLSAEVLKSLNYHAITCLHGSAGQWRPCKVTVGDYVPPAFHQVPGLMHMFIDEVNRFWEQADAVYLATWVLWRLNHIHPFVNGNGRTARAVCYFVLCLKLGGWMDSDVLLPELLRAHRDEYVAALKHADATFASGGLDLGPLHALVTRLLQESLRNGGDEAPVA